One window of the Chitinophaga niabensis genome contains the following:
- the moaA gene encoding GTP 3',8-cyclase MoaA yields the protein MLKDNHQRTINYVRLAVTDRCNLRCTYCMPENMQFLERSSLLSYEEIVRLMQVLTDAGINKIRITGGEPFLRKDLMLLLEQLAPMAGISITTNGVLTAPFIPALKALGIHQINLSLDTLQADRFFRITRRDQFSAVQQTLDSLLAHEMDVKINMVVMDGVNTDELLDFTELTRNHPVSVRFIEEMPFNGQGNRFSGINWNYLRILDTIRSQYSLEKITDAPNSTSLNYRIPEHKGSIGVIPAYSRTFCGTCNRIRITPTGGLKTCLYGDDVLNVKNLLREGSSDLELLEHLQAALQHRAKDGFEAAASNTHTQLESMSVIGG from the coding sequence ATGTTGAAGGATAATCACCAGCGAACGATCAATTATGTGAGATTAGCGGTTACGGACCGGTGTAACCTCCGCTGTACTTATTGTATGCCGGAAAACATGCAGTTCCTGGAAAGATCAAGCCTGCTGAGCTATGAAGAGATCGTACGGTTAATGCAGGTATTAACAGATGCCGGCATCAACAAGATACGGATCACCGGCGGCGAGCCCTTTTTGCGGAAAGACCTCATGCTGCTGCTGGAACAACTCGCTCCCATGGCCGGTATTTCTATCACCACCAATGGTGTACTCACTGCTCCCTTTATTCCTGCACTCAAAGCCCTGGGCATCCATCAGATCAATCTTAGCCTGGATACCCTGCAGGCCGACCGCTTTTTCCGGATCACCCGCAGGGATCAGTTCAGTGCTGTACAGCAAACACTGGACAGCCTGCTGGCCCATGAAATGGATGTAAAGATCAATATGGTGGTGATGGATGGGGTGAATACAGACGAATTGTTAGATTTTACGGAACTTACCCGCAACCACCCGGTATCTGTAAGATTTATTGAAGAAATGCCCTTTAACGGGCAGGGAAATCGTTTTTCCGGCATCAACTGGAATTATCTCCGCATACTGGATACCATCCGTTCTCAATATTCCCTTGAAAAAATAACCGATGCCCCCAACAGCACTTCCCTGAATTACCGGATCCCGGAACACAAGGGCAGTATTGGCGTGATCCCGGCCTATAGCCGTACTTTCTGCGGAACCTGCAACAGGATCAGGATCACTCCTACCGGTGGATTGAAAACCTGCCTTTACGGAGATGATGTATTGAATGTAAAAAACTTATTGCGGGAAGGAAGTTCAGATCTGGAACTCCTGGAACACCTGCAGGCTGCGTTGCAACACAGGGCAAAGGATGGTTTTGAAGCAGCGGCGTCCAATACGCATACGCAGCTGGAAAGTATGTCTGTTATTGGTGGCTAA
- a CDS encoding DEAD/DEAH box helicase: protein MQAINDILSRLRIDQLNEMQLASIEASKKDQDLVLLSDTGSGKTLAFLLPVLQLLDAANKKTQAMIIVPSRELALQIDDVFRSMVTGFKVTVCYGGHKRETEENNLLEAPALIIGTCGRLADHIRRGNIQTDSIETLVLDEFDKSIELGFQEELSFIMGSLKGLKKRILTSATDSMEIPDYIGLKAHEVLNFSTGEKAEALAVKWVKSDEDDKIATLFRLICYFGNRSTIVFCNHRESVERTSNMLKDRSITNVFYHGAMEQQERDVALCKFRNGTSNVLVTTDLAARGLDIPNIRYIVHYHLPHTEDIFTHRNGRTARMDASGTAVLILSPDEKMPAYVPAEVEEIELPETAVLPESPKWSTLFIGGGKKNKINKVDIVGFLTNKGALKKEDVGLIEVKDFFSFVGVRKSRMSDVLQRVKNEKIKNQKVKIDIAK, encoded by the coding sequence ATGCAAGCAATTAACGACATACTTTCGAGATTAAGGATAGATCAGCTGAATGAGATGCAACTGGCGTCTATTGAGGCAAGTAAGAAAGACCAGGACCTGGTCCTGCTATCAGATACAGGCTCCGGCAAAACGCTGGCTTTCCTCCTGCCTGTACTGCAGCTGCTGGACGCAGCGAATAAGAAAACACAGGCCATGATCATTGTTCCTTCCCGGGAACTGGCTTTACAGATAGATGATGTATTCAGGTCTATGGTCACCGGTTTTAAAGTAACCGTTTGTTATGGTGGCCATAAGCGGGAAACAGAAGAGAATAACCTGCTGGAAGCCCCGGCCCTGATCATTGGCACCTGCGGCCGCCTCGCAGATCATATCCGCAGAGGTAATATTCAAACAGACAGTATTGAAACACTCGTATTGGACGAGTTTGATAAATCCATCGAATTAGGCTTCCAGGAAGAATTATCCTTTATCATGGGCAGCCTGAAAGGTTTGAAGAAACGCATCCTTACCTCCGCTACCGATTCCATGGAGATCCCTGATTACATCGGCCTGAAAGCCCATGAAGTACTCAATTTCTCCACGGGCGAAAAAGCAGAAGCACTGGCTGTTAAATGGGTGAAGAGTGATGAAGACGATAAGATAGCCACCCTTTTCCGCCTGATCTGCTATTTCGGTAACCGCTCTACCATTGTGTTCTGTAATCATCGTGAATCCGTTGAACGCACCAGCAATATGCTGAAGGACAGAAGCATTACCAATGTGTTCTACCATGGTGCTATGGAACAACAGGAGCGGGATGTGGCCTTATGCAAATTCCGTAATGGTACTTCCAATGTATTGGTTACTACAGACCTGGCAGCCCGCGGATTGGATATTCCTAATATCCGCTATATCGTACATTATCACCTGCCACATACGGAAGATATCTTCACACACCGTAACGGCAGAACTGCCCGTATGGATGCCAGCGGTACAGCTGTTTTGATCCTTTCCCCGGATGAAAAGATGCCTGCCTATGTTCCTGCAGAAGTAGAAGAAATTGAACTGCCGGAAACAGCCGTATTGCCGGAGAGCCCTAAATGGTCTACCCTGTTTATTGGCGGAGGAAAGAAGAACAAGATCAATAAAGTGGATATTGTTGGCTTCCTCACTAACAAGGGTGCATTGAAAAAGGAAGATGTGGGCCTGATAGAAGTGAAGGACTTCTTTTCATTTGTAGGCGTTCGTAAAAGCCGCATGAGCGATGTTTTGCAGCGGGTGAAGAACGAAAAGATCAAAAACCAGAAAGTAAAGATCGATATCGCCAAATAG
- a CDS encoding RagB/SusD family nutrient uptake outer membrane protein — translation MKIRYIILLCTICLAACKQYLEVPPVSSFDPAITFSNVVNARMAVLGTYGALTGDQGYGIRINMYYAYDSDEMMGQGGTPFPDNERRDIAHYNLTPNNSQLAQPFSQLYNGIERANLCIYYIPKMALYTSGTEAEKNELKRLHGEALTLRAQFYFELIRNWGDVPAHFQPAIFETDQYPGKTDRDSIYDHILNDLAVAAPLVPWRTAAGPRDERITQGAVRALRAKIALFRGGYSLRRSKQMERPAAYKPFYEIARTECNEIMQHRGDHSLNTSYLALFRDNLCAHKLDPTGEIIWEVAMAGANSATGDSKMGYYNGPRYGTTGNAALTILPTYFYTFDSIDTRRDVTCAPYDINTALNKTGRTLQTMVDGKFRRDWITNPVVVTSAAQYFGLNWPLIRFSDVLLMYAEADNELNNGASATAIAAFEEVRKRAYGANAALIGTTPTSYTDFFNAIVKERLLEFGGEGIRKYDLIRWNLLDAKITATKAALTAMSNRTAPYNTYPQTMYFRNNSPDLVWAGSFYKPTVTPAPAGHTGVAWFGTAINTTIIRYYAIEFKTGKSELLPIAQSVLDANPNLKQDYGY, via the coding sequence ATGAAAATCAGATATATCATCTTATTATGTACAATTTGCCTGGCTGCCTGTAAGCAATACCTGGAAGTGCCGCCGGTTTCCTCATTTGATCCCGCTATCACCTTTTCCAATGTGGTGAACGCAAGGATGGCAGTGCTGGGTACATATGGCGCATTAACAGGAGACCAGGGGTATGGTATCCGTATCAATATGTATTATGCTTACGACAGTGATGAAATGATGGGTCAGGGTGGTACACCGTTCCCAGATAACGAACGGAGAGATATTGCACATTATAATCTCACTCCCAATAACTCACAGCTGGCACAACCTTTCAGCCAGTTGTACAATGGCATTGAAAGAGCGAACCTCTGTATTTATTACATTCCAAAGATGGCATTGTATACAAGCGGAACAGAAGCCGAAAAGAATGAATTGAAACGCCTGCATGGAGAAGCGCTTACATTACGCGCACAGTTCTATTTTGAACTGATCCGCAACTGGGGAGATGTGCCTGCACATTTTCAACCGGCAATCTTTGAAACAGATCAATACCCCGGGAAAACAGACAGGGACTCTATCTATGACCATATCTTAAATGACCTGGCAGTGGCCGCACCACTCGTACCCTGGAGAACAGCTGCCGGCCCGAGAGATGAAAGGATCACACAGGGTGCAGTGAGAGCATTGCGTGCAAAGATCGCATTGTTCCGTGGCGGATATTCCCTGCGCAGATCAAAACAAATGGAGCGCCCTGCTGCTTACAAACCATTTTATGAAATAGCGCGTACGGAATGTAATGAGATCATGCAGCATCGCGGTGATCATAGTCTGAATACCAGTTACCTCGCTTTATTCAGGGATAATCTCTGCGCCCACAAGCTGGACCCTACGGGTGAGATCATCTGGGAAGTAGCGATGGCTGGTGCCAACAGTGCTACGGGAGATAGCAAGATGGGTTATTACAACGGGCCAAGATATGGTACTACCGGTAATGCGGCATTGACCATTCTGCCTACTTATTTCTATACTTTCGATTCCATTGATACCCGCAGGGATGTTACCTGCGCACCTTATGATATTAATACCGCATTAAACAAAACAGGCCGCACTTTACAGACGATGGTGGATGGGAAGTTCCGCCGCGACTGGATCACTAATCCTGTAGTGGTAACATCTGCCGCACAATATTTTGGATTAAACTGGCCGCTGATCCGTTTCTCGGATGTATTGCTCATGTATGCAGAAGCAGATAATGAATTGAACAATGGCGCTTCTGCTACTGCTATCGCTGCATTTGAAGAAGTAAGGAAACGTGCTTATGGCGCCAATGCTGCATTGATAGGTACAACACCCACCAGTTATACTGACTTCTTCAATGCCATCGTAAAAGAAAGGCTGCTGGAATTTGGCGGTGAAGGTATCCGCAAATATGACCTCATCCGCTGGAACCTGCTGGATGCAAAGATCACGGCCACCAAGGCTGCATTAACCGCCATGTCTAACAGAACAGCGCCTTACAACACCTATCCGCAAACCATGTATTTCAGGAACAATTCTCCGGACCTGGTTTGGGCCGGATCATTTTATAAACCTACCGTAACACCTGCTCCTGCAGGCCACACTGGTGTAGCCTGGTTCGGAACAGCTATCAATACCACTATTATCAGGTATTATGCCATTGAGTTTAAAACAGGTAAAAGTGAACTGTTACCTATCGCTCAATCGGTATTGGATGCTAACCCGAACTTGAAACAGGATTATGGATATTAG
- a CDS encoding pectate lyase yields the protein MDIRNIFFSLILVIIIPGCASAQPAFPGAGGFGKNTSGGRGGKVLIVRNLNDEGPGSLREAINAKYPRMILFAVSGTIALQSPLKISEGDCTIAGQSAPGDGICIRNYTVSIHADNVIIRYMRFRLGDEKKQADDAFNGIGCRRIIIDHCSMSWAVDECASFYDNKEFTLQWSIIAESLRSSVHPKGEHGYGGIWGGQGASFHHNILASNTSRNPRFCGARYTQEPAKEVVDFRNNVIFNWVHNSAYGGEGGNHNIVNNYYKAGPATKKSVRYRIVNPWDTAAFTKFYVQGNYVEGSEKITADNWAGGVDCNNPAGVRLQTPVPVVAIPPQSALMAYKEVLQYAGASLHRDAVDERIVKEISTGKTSFGDGILDTPRDWPLLRSLAAPKDTDGDGMPDEWESKQGLDPQNAKDASAYTLNKQYTNIEMYLNSLL from the coding sequence ATGGATATTAGGAACATATTTTTTTCACTAATTCTGGTAATTATCATCCCTGGTTGTGCGTCTGCACAACCAGCTTTTCCCGGCGCCGGGGGCTTTGGTAAAAACACCAGCGGCGGCAGGGGCGGCAAAGTACTGATTGTGCGTAATCTGAATGATGAGGGGCCGGGCAGCCTCCGCGAAGCTATCAATGCAAAATATCCCCGTATGATCCTGTTTGCTGTTTCCGGTACTATTGCATTACAATCTCCGCTGAAGATCAGCGAAGGGGATTGTACGATTGCCGGCCAGTCTGCCCCGGGAGACGGGATCTGTATCAGGAATTACACGGTATCTATTCATGCAGATAATGTGATCATCCGGTATATGCGTTTTCGTTTGGGAGATGAAAAGAAACAGGCGGACGATGCATTTAATGGTATTGGGTGCCGGCGTATTATAATTGATCACTGCTCCATGAGCTGGGCAGTAGATGAATGCGCTTCTTTCTACGACAACAAAGAATTTACTTTGCAATGGAGCATCATTGCTGAAAGCCTCCGGAGCTCCGTTCACCCCAAAGGCGAACATGGTTACGGAGGAATATGGGGCGGCCAGGGCGCCAGTTTTCATCATAATATACTCGCCAGCAATACCAGCAGGAATCCCCGTTTCTGTGGTGCACGTTATACACAGGAACCGGCAAAAGAAGTGGTGGATTTCAGGAACAATGTGATCTTTAACTGGGTGCATAACAGTGCATATGGCGGAGAAGGTGGTAATCATAACATTGTAAACAATTACTATAAAGCAGGCCCGGCTACAAAGAAGAGCGTACGTTACAGGATTGTGAACCCCTGGGATACGGCTGCTTTTACAAAATTCTATGTGCAGGGCAATTATGTGGAGGGATCTGAAAAAATAACAGCAGATAACTGGGCGGGTGGTGTGGATTGTAATAATCCTGCAGGCGTACGTTTGCAAACACCGGTACCCGTAGTGGCTATTCCGCCACAATCCGCTTTAATGGCTTACAAAGAAGTGCTGCAATATGCCGGGGCAAGTTTACACAGGGATGCTGTAGATGAACGGATCGTGAAGGAGATCAGCACAGGTAAAACAAGTTTTGGAGATGGAATTTTAGATACACCCCGGGACTGGCCATTACTGCGATCCCTGGCAGCACCAAAGGATACGGACGGAGATGGTATGCCGGATGAATGGGAGAGCAAACAAGGGCTTGATCCGCAAAATGCAAAAGATGCTTCGGCTTATACATTGAACAAACAGTATACGAATATTGAAATGTACCTGAATAGTTTATTATGA
- a CDS encoding glycoside hydrolase family 88/105 protein, producing the protein MKILLVIACFFSPAKEMATTMMESWKEPVKWTYEHGVVMRGMQGLWERTKDTAYLAYIKKSMDPFIAEDGTIRTYKQQDFNIDNVMPGRILLFLYQQTKQEKYKQAATTLRNQLREHPRTKAGGFWHKKIYPWQMWLDGLYMGQPFYLDYALTFKEDTILNDVVRQFVQMEQVARDKKTGLLYHGYDESRQQQWADKTTGRSPHVWARAMGWYGMALVDVLELFPAKDPRRPILSAILKRLAIAMEKYQDPATGLWWDIVDLPGKGKNYYEASASCMFTYTLAKGQRLGILPVKYKTVARRAYAGILREFIKKDEQGRTHLHGTVSVSGLGGNPYRDGSFEYYMSEKVVVDDPKGVGAFLQAANEMEMP; encoded by the coding sequence ATGAAGATCCTGTTAGTCATAGCATGCTTTTTTAGTCCTGCAAAAGAGATGGCCACCACCATGATGGAAAGCTGGAAAGAACCTGTTAAATGGACTTATGAACACGGTGTTGTAATGAGAGGTATGCAAGGTTTATGGGAACGTACAAAAGACACCGCTTACCTCGCGTATATCAAAAAGAGCATGGATCCTTTCATAGCAGAGGATGGTACCATCCGTACCTATAAACAACAGGATTTTAATATAGACAATGTGATGCCCGGCCGCATCCTGCTTTTTCTCTATCAGCAAACCAAACAAGAAAAGTATAAACAGGCGGCCACTACCTTACGCAATCAGTTAAGAGAACATCCACGCACTAAGGCCGGCGGTTTCTGGCATAAGAAGATCTATCCCTGGCAGATGTGGCTGGACGGGCTGTATATGGGCCAGCCATTTTATCTTGATTACGCCCTGACTTTTAAAGAGGACACTATATTGAACGATGTTGTCCGGCAGTTTGTACAGATGGAGCAGGTTGCACGGGATAAAAAAACAGGTTTACTTTATCATGGTTATGACGAATCACGGCAGCAGCAATGGGCCGATAAAACTACAGGCCGTTCTCCGCATGTATGGGCCAGGGCAATGGGATGGTATGGTATGGCTTTAGTGGATGTGCTGGAATTGTTTCCTGCAAAAGATCCCCGCCGGCCCATCCTCTCCGCCATACTGAAACGCCTGGCGATAGCAATGGAAAAATACCAGGACCCCGCAACGGGTTTATGGTGGGATATTGTAGACCTCCCCGGAAAGGGAAAGAATTATTACGAAGCATCCGCATCCTGTATGTTCACCTATACACTCGCCAAAGGTCAACGCTTAGGTATTCTGCCTGTGAAATATAAAACAGTGGCCAGGCGTGCCTATGCCGGTATCCTCAGGGAGTTTATAAAGAAAGATGAACAGGGGCGGACGCATTTGCATGGTACGGTGAGCGTATCCGGCTTAGGAGGTAATCCCTACAGGGATGGAAGTTTTGAATATTATATGTCTGAAAAAGTAGTAGTGGACGACCCCAAAGGAGTAGGGGCTTTCCTGCAGGCTGCCAATGAGATGGAAATGCCATAA
- a CDS encoding sulfite exporter TauE/SafE family protein — protein sequence MVFELCIIFFFIALVYSSAGFGGGSSYLALMALWGVGFQLMKSTALLCNIVVVLGGVYHFWKNGHLPMKKALQLSLVSVPLAFVGSYLPMKQATFFLILGIALTAAALLMCIRFFFQKTYTIREQPRGLYGIIGGAIGFLSGMTGIGGGIYLAPVLRLGQYDTAKNIAGLSSFFILVNSISGLLGQAAKGAIIVQWSFTLPLIIAVIAGGQIGARLSAAALKPRWVEAATALLILYAGGRMLLSHQ from the coding sequence ATGGTCTTCGAACTCTGTATCATATTTTTCTTCATCGCACTGGTCTATTCTTCTGCCGGTTTTGGCGGAGGTTCCAGTTACCTGGCATTAATGGCATTATGGGGTGTGGGCTTTCAGCTGATGAAATCCACCGCCCTGCTTTGTAATATAGTAGTAGTATTAGGCGGCGTTTACCATTTCTGGAAAAATGGGCACCTGCCCATGAAGAAAGCCTTGCAGTTAAGCCTGGTAAGTGTGCCCCTGGCGTTTGTTGGAAGTTATCTGCCCATGAAGCAGGCTACTTTTTTCCTCATACTCGGTATTGCTTTAACAGCAGCAGCACTGCTTATGTGTATCCGTTTTTTCTTTCAGAAAACATATACCATCCGCGAACAGCCGCGAGGTCTGTATGGGATCATCGGAGGCGCTATTGGTTTCCTTTCCGGCATGACGGGAATTGGTGGAGGCATTTACCTGGCACCGGTATTACGTCTCGGGCAATATGATACCGCCAAGAACATTGCCGGCTTAAGCAGCTTTTTCATACTCGTGAATTCCATTTCAGGTTTACTGGGGCAGGCAGCCAAAGGAGCTATTATCGTACAATGGTCTTTTACCTTGCCTTTAATTATAGCAGTAATAGCAGGAGGGCAGATCGGTGCGCGTTTGAGTGCAGCTGCCCTGAAACCCCGTTGGGTAGAAGCCGCTACGGCTTTGCTGATCTTATATGCAGGGGGAAGAATGTTGCTTAGCCACCAATAA
- a CDS encoding tagaturonate reductase, whose protein sequence is MMLSRFTLKHIVPGVVKVPDEQLFELPEKVLQFGTGVLLRGLADHYIDKANRKGIFNGRIVVVKSTSQGGADTFEKQDALYTLCIRGMKSNQTIAENYINAAISRVLHAQRDWEQILSCAHDQGMQVIISNTTEVGIQLVNDDIRRHPPVSYPGKLLAFLYERFKAFGGSVHSGMVIVPTELVPDNGKKLEAIVLELAHLNGLPEEFMEWLEKYNYFCNSLVDRIVPGSPEPSQQALLEKEFGYTDALLSIAEAYSLWAIEGDENIRRILSFAEANEEVVIMPDIDLHRELKLRLLNGSHTLSCGVAFLSGFETVKEAMDEPAFAGYISNLLLHELANGIPYPVEPQVAEQFGQSVLDRFRNPYIRHYWKSITMQYSTKMKMRCLPILLEYYERHGRLPELFAKGFAAWLYFMRVREKDGRYYGELNGQPYEVTDDMSAVFSKRWEELTPSELVFTTLADRSFWKHDLSLLPGWQDLVLQQLEEIMQQGMQLKPSKKRVIN, encoded by the coding sequence ATGATGTTGTCGCGATTTACGTTGAAGCACATTGTGCCCGGTGTTGTGAAAGTTCCGGATGAGCAGCTGTTTGAATTGCCTGAAAAGGTATTGCAGTTTGGTACGGGTGTATTGCTGAGGGGATTGGCAGATCATTACATTGATAAAGCCAACCGCAAAGGGATTTTTAACGGAAGGATAGTAGTGGTGAAATCTACCAGCCAGGGCGGCGCAGATACATTTGAAAAACAGGATGCATTGTATACGCTTTGCATCCGTGGTATGAAAAGCAATCAAACGATCGCGGAGAATTATATCAACGCTGCTATCAGCAGGGTGTTACATGCGCAGCGGGATTGGGAGCAGATCCTTTCCTGTGCACATGATCAGGGCATGCAGGTGATCATTTCCAATACTACGGAAGTCGGGATCCAATTGGTGAATGATGATATCCGCCGGCATCCGCCCGTTTCTTATCCCGGCAAACTGCTGGCCTTTTTATATGAACGGTTTAAAGCATTCGGTGGCAGTGTGCATAGTGGTATGGTGATCGTACCAACAGAACTGGTACCGGATAATGGTAAAAAGCTGGAAGCCATTGTGCTGGAACTGGCGCACCTGAATGGTTTGCCGGAAGAGTTCATGGAATGGCTGGAGAAATACAATTATTTCTGCAATTCACTGGTAGACCGTATTGTACCCGGCTCGCCGGAACCTTCTCAACAGGCATTACTGGAAAAAGAATTCGGGTATACAGATGCATTGCTCAGCATTGCAGAAGCATATAGCCTCTGGGCTATTGAAGGAGATGAAAACATCCGCAGGATCTTAAGCTTTGCAGAAGCGAATGAAGAAGTGGTGATCATGCCGGATATTGATCTGCATAGAGAACTGAAACTGCGTTTGCTGAATGGTTCGCATACACTCAGCTGCGGCGTTGCCTTCCTCTCCGGTTTTGAAACAGTGAAAGAAGCCATGGATGAACCTGCTTTTGCCGGCTATATCAGTAACCTGCTGTTACATGAATTAGCCAACGGTATCCCTTATCCTGTTGAACCGCAGGTGGCAGAGCAATTCGGGCAAAGTGTACTGGACCGTTTCAGGAACCCCTATATCCGTCATTACTGGAAGAGCATCACCATGCAATACAGCACCAAAATGAAAATGCGCTGCCTGCCCATCCTGCTCGAATATTATGAACGCCATGGCCGGCTCCCTGAATTATTTGCAAAGGGATTCGCGGCATGGCTGTATTTTATGCGGGTGCGGGAAAAGGACGGTCGTTATTATGGCGAACTGAACGGCCAGCCTTATGAAGTAACAGACGATATGAGCGCTGTTTTTAGTAAACGTTGGGAAGAATTGACGCCTTCGGAACTGGTATTTACCACCCTGGCAGACAGGTCTTTCTGGAAACACGACCTTAGTTTACTGCCCGGCTGGCAGGACCTGGTACTACAGCAGTTAGAGGAGATCATGCAGCAGGGAATGCAGCTGAAACCTTCAAAAAAGCGGGTAATCAATTAA
- a CDS encoding glycoside hydrolase family 28 protein: MKNSLFIALALLSQLPLQAQQQVQVPVFRKDTFNITRYGANPDGVTLNTAFIQAAIDACSKKGGGVVRIPKGLWLTGPITLKSKVNLHIERNALLRFTTDKTVYPLVKGNWEGLEQMRNQSPLSGTNLEDIAITGKGSVDGGGDAWRMVKKDKLTESQWKKLVASGGILDEDKKTWYPSESMQRGSQMKNPGVISPDRSDAHFQSIKDFLRPNLLVLTNCKRILLEGVTFQNSPAWCLHTLLSEHLTMREVYVKNPWYAQNGDGIDVESCKNVVIERSTFDVGDDAICIKSGRDEAGRKRGVPTENVWVRNCTVYHAHGGFVIGSEMSGGARNIYVEDCTFMGTDIGLRFKTTRGRGGVVENIYIKNISMQDIPGEAILFDMYYMAKDPIPLTGEKQTAPKVELLPVTEATPQFRNFFISNVTCYGAARAIFIRGLPEMKIKNIQLKDMVLQADKGVEVSDATEVSLQNVRVIVKGKEEMINKVY; this comes from the coding sequence ATGAAGAACAGCTTATTTATTGCACTGGCATTGCTTTCACAGTTGCCCTTACAGGCACAGCAGCAGGTACAGGTACCTGTTTTCAGAAAAGATACCTTTAACATTACCCGTTACGGTGCAAACCCGGATGGCGTAACTTTGAACACTGCTTTTATCCAGGCTGCTATTGATGCCTGCAGTAAAAAAGGGGGAGGCGTAGTGCGTATCCCCAAAGGATTATGGCTCACCGGCCCCATTACACTAAAGAGCAAAGTGAATCTGCATATAGAAAGGAACGCCCTGCTGAGGTTTACAACAGATAAAACAGTGTACCCGCTGGTAAAAGGGAACTGGGAAGGATTGGAACAGATGCGTAACCAATCCCCCCTATCAGGTACCAACCTGGAAGACATTGCCATCACCGGTAAAGGAAGTGTAGACGGAGGAGGAGATGCCTGGCGTATGGTGAAGAAAGATAAACTCACCGAGAGTCAATGGAAAAAGCTCGTTGCCTCCGGTGGTATACTGGATGAAGATAAGAAAACCTGGTACCCTTCTGAAAGTATGCAGCGGGGATCACAAATGAAGAACCCCGGTGTGATCAGTCCTGATCGCAGCGATGCGCATTTTCAGTCCATTAAAGACTTCTTACGTCCCAACCTGCTGGTATTGACCAATTGCAAAAGGATCTTACTGGAAGGCGTTACGTTCCAGAATTCTCCTGCCTGGTGCCTCCACACCTTACTCAGCGAGCATCTGACCATGCGGGAGGTATACGTAAAGAATCCCTGGTATGCACAGAACGGAGATGGCATTGATGTGGAATCCTGCAAAAATGTAGTGATAGAACGCAGCACATTTGATGTGGGGGACGATGCCATCTGCATTAAATCAGGCCGTGATGAAGCAGGCAGGAAAAGAGGAGTACCCACGGAAAACGTATGGGTACGCAATTGTACGGTATATCATGCCCACGGTGGCTTTGTGATCGGCAGTGAAATGAGTGGCGGTGCCAGGAATATTTATGTGGAAGACTGCACTTTTATGGGTACGGATATCGGCCTGCGTTTTAAAACCACCCGCGGAAGGGGAGGTGTGGTAGAGAACATCTACATAAAGAATATCAGCATGCAGGATATCCCCGGTGAAGCCATCCTGTTTGATATGTATTACATGGCAAAAGATCCCATCCCTTTAACCGGAGAAAAACAAACAGCTCCCAAAGTAGAGCTGCTGCCTGTAACAGAAGCTACCCCGCAGTTCCGCAATTTCTTCATCAGTAACGTTACCTGTTACGGTGCCGCCAGGGCTATTTTTATCCGTGGCCTGCCGGAAATGAAGATTAAGAATATCCAGTTGAAGGATATGGTATTGCAGGCGGATAAAGGAGTGGAAGTATCTGATGCAACAGAAGTATCCCTGCAGAACGTGCGGGTGATCGTAAAAGGAAAAGAAGAAATGATCAATAAAGTATATTAA
- the moaD gene encoding molybdopterin converting factor subunit 1, with translation MRVLLFGIMKDIVAAKTLTIEAEIPTVGDLKHWLKQEYPAVQNLKAVMIAVNKTYAADETILSPEDEIAIIPPLSGG, from the coding sequence ATGAGAGTTTTGTTATTCGGCATCATGAAAGACATTGTGGCTGCTAAAACACTGACAATAGAGGCGGAAATCCCCACCGTAGGGGATCTCAAACACTGGCTGAAACAGGAATATCCTGCCGTTCAGAACCTGAAAGCAGTTATGATTGCGGTGAACAAAACCTATGCGGCAGATGAAACCATCCTTTCCCCGGAAGATGAAATTGCCATCATCCCACCCTTAAGCGGAGGTTAA